The Paenarthrobacter aurescens region AAGCTCGTGCTCAGGGGTGAGAGGCCAATACGCAGGCCATGCGGGGGCCGGAAATCCGGGATAACACCCTTTTCCCAGAGCTTGGCAGTAACGTCTGCAAAGAGCGGGTGGTCCACCGTGATGTGCGAGCCACGCTCGGCGGGATTCCGGGGGCTGACGATTTCCGCACCCAAGGGCACCAGATGCTGCTCGGAGAGGGAAATCGCATACTCGGTCAGCTTGACCGACTTCCCGCGCACTGCATCCATTCCCACCGAGGCGATCAGTTCCAGCATGTCCTTCATCGGCTGCATGGCCAGCACCGGAGGTGTTCCGGTGATGAACCTGCGGATACCCTGGGCCGGCTTGTACGACTCCGTCATGCCAAACGGGTTATCTGCACCCATCCAACCCCAGATTGGCTGCTGCAAACGGTCCTGCTGCGAAGAATTAACGTAGGCGAATGCAGGAGAGCCCGGGCCGCCGTTGAGGTATTTGTAGGTACACCCGACAGCCAGGTCCACGCCCCATGCGTCAAGTTCCATGGGCACGGAACCAACGGAATGGCACAGGTCCCACAGCATCAGCGCTCCGGCCCGGTGCACCTTGGCGGTGATTCCCTGGGCGTCTGCCAAATACCCGGAACGGTAGGCCACATGGCTAAGGACCACTACCGCGGTCCGTTCGCTAAGAAGACCGTCCAGGTCCTCTGCGCGGACACCGCTTGCAGGATTCGAAGCAATCCACGTGATCCTTGCTCCGCGTTCCCGGGCAATGCCTTCAATGATGAACCGGTCCGTGGGGAAGTTGTCACGGTCAATGATGATCTCGTCCCGGCCCGGCTGGGAATCCACGGCTGCGCGGATCATTTTGTAGAGCATCACCGAGGTGGAATCACCCACGGTGGTCTGCCCCGGAGCGGCACCCAGGGTCACTTCACCGATGCGGTCTCCCACGGCAGTGGGCTCATCCATCCATTGCTCGTCCCAGCCGCGGATGAGGCGGCTGCCCCAGGCGTCGTGGACGAATGACGCCAGATTCGCGGAGGTGACCTTCAGCGGACGGCCAAGAGAGTTGCCATCCAAGTAGGAGGCGAGCTGAGCGGCGTCGGGCGTGTAGAAAGCCTCGCGCTGGGCGGCGAGGGGATCGGCGGCGTCCAACTCGGCCGACGTCGGCTGGTGGGTCTGTTGTGCTGTGGTCATTGTTCCTCCTGCGGAAGTGTTGGGCGGCAGAAGCCGGGAGGGGAGATCAGTTGCCGATCTCGGTGCGGACGGCATAAAGCTCAGGAAAAAATGTCAGGTCCAGGGCCCGCTTGAGGAAGTCCACTCCGGAGGATCCGCCGGTGCCTACCTTGAAGCCGATGGTGCGCTGGACGGTCCGCAGGTGACGGAACCGCCAGGCCTGGAAGTTGTCCTCTATGTCCACGAGGTCCTCACAAGCTTCGTACAGCCCCCAAGGGGTGTCGTCCGATTCGTAGATTTTCTGGAACACAGGCACGAGGTCCCTGCGCAATGTCCACGGCTCGCTGGTGTCCCGGTCCAAAATGTCCGCAGGGATCTCATAACCGGCGCGGGCCAAAACCTTCAGGAAAGCGTCATACAACGTGGGCTCATCCAGGAGGCGGCTGAGCAAGGCATGAGCCTCAGGCTCGCTTTCGAAGACACGCAGCATCCCGCGGTTCTTATTACCCAGCAGGAACTCCACAGCCCGGTATTGATACGACTGGAAGCCTGAGGAGCTCCCCAGGAAGCCGCGGAACTGGGCGTACTCACGGGGTGTGAGAGTGCCGAGGACGGACCATTGCTCAGTCATGGTTCGCTGGATGGCCTTGACCCTGGCGATGCATTTGAGCGCCTTGCCGAGGTTGTCGGCGTCGAAAAGCCGCCGGGCTTCCAGCAGCTCGTGCAGAACCAGCTTCAACCAAAGTTCACTGGTTTGGTGCTGGATGATGAACAGCAATTCATCATGGTGCTCAGGCTCGCTGAGAGGGTGCTGGGAACTGAGCAGGTGGTCGAGGTCCAAATACCCGCCGTAGGACATGGCGTGCCGGAAGTCGGTACGGACGCTGTCTTCAATTTCGCGGACGCTTTGGGCGGAATGGACTGTGGGCTTTTCCATGCATTGAGAATATCACTTGCATGACGAACGTCAAGAGAATGATTCTTCCTGTTTGGCGCGCTCAGCTCGCCTGATGTGTTCTCGCGTAGGCTGAATCCCAACCGTCGGGGAAGGGGAAGTGACGTGAGGGCAACCCAAGGCGCCGCTGCGC contains the following coding sequences:
- the kynU gene encoding kynureninase codes for the protein MTTAQQTHQPTSAELDAADPLAAQREAFYTPDAAQLASYLDGNSLGRPLKVTSANLASFVHDAWGSRLIRGWDEQWMDEPTAVGDRIGEVTLGAAPGQTTVGDSTSVMLYKMIRAAVDSQPGRDEIIIDRDNFPTDRFIIEGIARERGARITWIASNPASGVRAEDLDGLLSERTAVVVLSHVAYRSGYLADAQGITAKVHRAGALMLWDLCHSVGSVPMELDAWGVDLAVGCTYKYLNGGPGSPAFAYVNSSQQDRLQQPIWGWMGADNPFGMTESYKPAQGIRRFITGTPPVLAMQPMKDMLELIASVGMDAVRGKSVKLTEYAISLSEQHLVPLGAEIVSPRNPAERGSHITVDHPLFADVTAKLWEKGVIPDFRPPHGLRIGLSPLSTSFAEVELGVAAIREALSDLL
- the kynA gene encoding tryptophan 2,3-dioxygenase, with amino-acid sequence MEKPTVHSAQSVREIEDSVRTDFRHAMSYGGYLDLDHLLSSQHPLSEPEHHDELLFIIQHQTSELWLKLVLHELLEARRLFDADNLGKALKCIARVKAIQRTMTEQWSVLGTLTPREYAQFRGFLGSSSGFQSYQYRAVEFLLGNKNRGMLRVFESEPEAHALLSRLLDEPTLYDAFLKVLARAGYEIPADILDRDTSEPWTLRRDLVPVFQKIYESDDTPWGLYEACEDLVDIEDNFQAWRFRHLRTVQRTIGFKVGTGGSSGVDFLKRALDLTFFPELYAVRTEIGN